A window of the Mesotoga sp. Brook.08.105.5.1 genome harbors these coding sequences:
- a CDS encoding flavodoxin domain-containing protein, with product MFLSKSRYGSSEKYATWIAEELEADLFAADSFDAKKFHSYECVVFGGSLYASELIGINVINENFETLRN from the coding sequence CTGTTTTTATCCAAGAGCCGGTATGGTAGCTCGGAAAAGTATGCGACGTGGATTGCAGAAGAACTGGAGGCAGATCTGTTCGCTGCAGATAGTTTCGATGCCAAGAAGTTTCATAGTTACGAATGTGTTGTCTTCGGCGGCTCTCTCTATGCGAGCGAGCTTATTGGTATAAATGTGATAAATGAGAACTTCGAAACCCTAAGAAATTAA
- a CDS encoding ABC transporter ATP-binding protein, translated as MIRKFIAYYRPHLRLFILDMACAFMIAGIDLVFPRFTTLALDNYIPSGNMRGIVIISVIMAMLFILRAVFNYIVNYWGHVVGVRMEYNMRKDIFSHLQTLSFSYFDKVRTGKIMSRIVNDLREITELAHHGPEDLFISVVTLVGAFVILMQNDWRLTLVVFAYIPFMIWYGIKKRQKMARAFRLVRKKIANVNAQLENSISGIRVAQSFTNEEFEKNKFDLGNQEFKESRQFAFKSMAEMTTGIDLMMNMLKVTVLALGGYLTYSGEITIGAFVAYFLYVDLFLQPIRRLMQFAQQYEDGMSGFERFVEIMETKSSITDSPDAIELTDVRGDVRVEGVSFAYDGGENVLKDISLHIPAGEMVALVGPSGGGKTTLCHLIPRFYDVNSGKITIDGIDIRNVTLHSLRSHIGIVQQDVFLFAGSIRDNIAYGKGDATDEEIVEAAKRANIHDFILSLENGYDSYVGERGVMLSGGQKQRISIARVFLKNPPLLILDEATSALDNETELKIQESLEALSKGRTTLVIAHRLSTIKNADEIVVITSDGIIERGSHDELLEKGGHYARLYRAQFKGYIPDM; from the coding sequence ATGATTCGAAAGTTCATAGCCTATTATCGGCCACATTTGAGGCTTTTCATACTTGACATGGCCTGTGCTTTTATGATCGCAGGAATAGATCTGGTGTTTCCCAGATTCACCACATTAGCGCTTGACAACTATATACCATCAGGGAATATGAGAGGTATAGTGATCATCTCAGTGATTATGGCGATGCTGTTCATATTGAGGGCCGTCTTCAACTACATTGTCAACTACTGGGGTCATGTTGTGGGAGTAAGAATGGAATACAACATGAGAAAGGATATCTTCTCCCATCTCCAGACTCTTTCTTTTAGTTATTTTGACAAGGTAAGAACAGGAAAGATAATGTCGCGAATCGTCAATGACCTAAGAGAGATAACTGAACTCGCTCATCACGGGCCTGAAGATCTTTTCATTTCGGTCGTCACTCTGGTCGGAGCTTTCGTCATTCTCATGCAAAATGACTGGAGGCTCACTCTTGTGGTCTTTGCTTACATACCTTTCATGATTTGGTACGGAATCAAGAAGAGGCAGAAGATGGCAAGGGCATTCAGACTCGTGAGGAAAAAGATTGCCAATGTGAATGCTCAACTGGAAAACAGTATTTCGGGAATAAGGGTTGCACAATCGTTCACCAACGAGGAATTCGAAAAGAACAAGTTCGATCTTGGGAATCAGGAGTTCAAAGAGTCGAGACAGTTTGCATTCAAATCAATGGCTGAGATGACAACCGGTATCGACCTGATGATGAACATGCTCAAGGTCACCGTGCTCGCTCTTGGAGGTTATTTGACTTACTCAGGCGAGATAACGATTGGCGCCTTTGTCGCCTATTTTCTATATGTGGACCTCTTCTTGCAGCCTATAAGAAGACTTATGCAGTTCGCTCAGCAATATGAAGACGGTATGTCTGGATTTGAAAGGTTTGTAGAGATAATGGAGACAAAATCCAGTATCACCGATTCTCCTGACGCTATTGAACTGACAGATGTCAGGGGAGATGTAAGAGTAGAGGGGGTATCTTTCGCATACGACGGCGGAGAAAACGTTCTGAAGGATATCAGCCTTCATATTCCAGCAGGAGAAATGGTGGCTCTTGTCGGCCCTTCTGGGGGAGGGAAGACAACGTTATGTCATCTGATACCGAGGTTCTATGATGTCAATAGCGGAAAGATCACTATAGACGGAATAGATATACGAAATGTGACTCTGCATTCCTTAAGAAGCCATATAGGGATAGTTCAGCAGGATGTTTTCCTTTTTGCAGGAAGCATTCGTGACAATATCGCGTATGGCAAGGGCGACGCTACAGACGAAGAGATAGTTGAAGCGGCTAAGAGAGCAAATATCCATGACTTCATTCTGAGCCTGGAAAATGGGTACGATTCGTATGTCGGCGAAAGAGGCGTAATGCTTTCAGGTGGTCAGAAACAGAGAATTTCAATTGCCAGGGTATTTCTCAAGAATCCTCCGCTTCTGATACTGGATGAGGCTACCTCTGCTCTTGACAATGAAACGGAACTCAAGATACAAGAGTCTCTGGAAGCCTTATCAAAAGGCCGTACCACACTGGTAATTGCTCACAGGCTTTCAACGATAAAGAATGCAGACGAGATAGTTGTCATAACAAGTGACGGAATAATTGAGAGAGGCTCTCATGACGAGCTTCTCGAGAAGGGTGGGCACTACGCGAGACTCTACAGGGCTCAATTCAAGGGTTACATCCCCGACATGTGA
- a CDS encoding ThiF family adenylyltransferase, whose amino-acid sequence MDIERGFLFKWYERQLLVEGVTKPLLLRLAGETFGGLSSEIEERIAELLIRSGLSGITGDFPRQKILPFYSPLIYRQKATIEFIDGDEISIEEDEGKKIVAFPHTLPLIYAPVIAANVFFQLMSDASSAAPVKELPVSLDRLIRKGRVMVIGAGGLGCPLIKTLLDSGVDDVCIVEPGEVKLNNLHRQILYDYGDIGLSKASVIERKISQYYSGVSAKVYRKQFDPELIRSERPDIVVSCVDNYDARYLINDSCYRNGVPFVDSGVEGFSGYAMFRDRESPCYRCFMGDNRKDTAAPKGILPFASYFGGLLEAAIVISYLNKRPYEGEVFSFDLKRNRFEEISVERREDCPICSKAKR is encoded by the coding sequence ATGGACATAGAGAGAGGTTTTCTTTTCAAATGGTATGAGCGTCAGTTACTTGTAGAAGGAGTGACTAAGCCTTTGCTTCTTCGACTTGCCGGGGAGACATTCGGTGGACTATCAAGTGAGATCGAAGAACGAATAGCTGAATTGTTGATAAGGAGCGGCCTATCCGGGATTACTGGAGACTTTCCCAGGCAGAAAATCCTTCCCTTCTACTCTCCGTTGATCTACAGACAGAAAGCTACAATAGAATTCATTGACGGGGACGAGATAAGCATTGAAGAAGATGAAGGGAAGAAGATTGTTGCTTTTCCTCACACTCTACCGTTAATATACGCTCCGGTGATCGCCGCAAATGTATTCTTCCAGTTGATGAGTGACGCGTCGAGCGCAGCCCCCGTAAAAGAACTCCCAGTAAGTCTTGACAGGTTAATTAGAAAGGGCAGAGTGATGGTTATTGGAGCAGGTGGATTAGGGTGTCCCCTAATAAAGACCTTGCTTGATAGCGGGGTTGATGATGTTTGCATTGTTGAGCCCGGTGAAGTGAAGCTTAACAATTTGCACCGACAAATTTTGTACGATTATGGAGATATAGGTCTTTCAAAAGCAAGTGTTATTGAGCGAAAGATTTCACAGTATTACAGTGGAGTAAGCGCAAAAGTTTATCGGAAGCAGTTTGATCCGGAGCTAATTAGATCTGAAAGACCGGATATTGTTGTCAGCTGTGTTGACAACTATGATGCCAGGTATCTGATAAACGACTCGTGCTATCGAAATGGAGTCCCTTTCGTCGATTCTGGAGTCGAAGGCTTCAGCGGCTATGCTATGTTTAGGGATAGAGAATCGCCATGCTACAGGTGTTTCATGGGCGACAATAGAAAGGATACCGCTGCTCCCAAAGGAATACTGCCGTTTGCCAGCTACTTCGGCGGATTGCTTGAAGCAGCAATCGTGATAAGCTACCTCAACAAAAGACCTTATGAAGGTGAAGTCTTCTCTTTCGATCTGAAGAGAAACCGATTCGAGGAAATATCGGTTGAGCGCAGGGAAGACTGCCCGATCTGTTCTAAAGCGAAGAGGTGA
- a CDS encoding cyclic 2,3-diphosphoglycerate synthase: MEKKRVLILGAAGRDFHNFNTYYRDNDEFEVVAFTATQIPGIDGKKYPAELAGRLYANGIPILPEDDYGKLIDEHKIDQVVLAYSDLPNQYVMERAAIANAHGADFVLLGPSKTMVKSSKPVISICAVRTGCGKSQTTRRVLDILRAKGKKVVSIRHPMPYGDLVKQKVQRFADYSDLDKHECTIEEREEYEPHIDRKAVIYAGVDYEAILREAEKEDVDVIIWDGGNNDFSFYKTDLFITVVDPHRAGHETTYYPGFTNLMMADVIVINKEETASPEDIDTVRQNIAKHNPDAIVVDGASPITVEGGKASEIKGKRVLVVEDGPTLTHGGMRYGAGWVAAKKFGAGEIVDPRPYAVGSLVATYEKYNHLDQILPAMGYGEKQMKELEETINKADVDLVIIGTPIDLRRVIDIKKPAVRIGYELQEIGKPDLEDIIEEFLKKHNI, encoded by the coding sequence TTGGAAAAGAAAAGGGTTTTGATTCTCGGCGCCGCAGGACGCGATTTTCACAACTTCAATACTTATTATCGGGATAATGACGAATTCGAAGTTGTAGCCTTCACGGCAACGCAGATTCCCGGTATCGATGGAAAGAAGTATCCTGCGGAACTCGCAGGCAGGCTCTATGCTAACGGCATCCCGATATTGCCAGAAGATGACTATGGAAAGTTGATTGACGAGCACAAGATCGATCAGGTAGTGCTTGCATACAGCGACCTTCCGAATCAATATGTTATGGAGAGGGCGGCAATAGCCAATGCTCACGGAGCAGACTTCGTACTTCTTGGTCCGAGCAAGACGATGGTCAAATCCTCGAAACCGGTAATCTCTATCTGCGCAGTTAGAACAGGTTGTGGCAAGAGCCAGACAACGAGAAGGGTCCTAGACATTCTGAGGGCAAAGGGAAAGAAAGTTGTATCGATAAGACATCCCATGCCATATGGAGACCTTGTGAAGCAGAAGGTTCAAAGATTCGCCGATTATTCGGATCTCGACAAACACGAATGCACGATAGAAGAAAGAGAAGAATATGAGCCTCACATAGACCGTAAAGCAGTTATCTACGCAGGCGTTGACTACGAGGCGATCCTCAGAGAAGCAGAAAAAGAAGATGTAGACGTAATTATCTGGGATGGCGGAAACAACGACTTTTCCTTCTACAAGACAGATCTATTTATCACTGTAGTCGACCCTCACAGAGCCGGTCACGAGACTACATATTACCCCGGCTTTACAAATCTGATGATGGCCGATGTAATCGTTATCAACAAGGAAGAAACCGCTTCTCCGGAGGACATCGATACCGTCCGACAGAATATTGCGAAACACAACCCCGATGCAATCGTTGTCGATGGTGCTTCTCCGATCACCGTAGAGGGGGGCAAGGCATCTGAAATAAAGGGCAAGAGAGTACTGGTTGTTGAGGACGGACCGACTCTAACCCATGGTGGAATGAGATATGGGGCCGGCTGGGTAGCGGCCAAGAAATTCGGTGCTGGAGAGATAGTCGATCCAAGACCGTATGCAGTTGGATCACTCGTTGCGACTTACGAGAAGTACAATCACTTGGATCAAATCCTTCCGGCCATGGGATATGGCGAAAAGCAGATGAAGGAGCTAGAGGAGACCATTAACAAGGCAGACGTTGATCTCGTCATAATTGGAACCCCGATAGACTTGAGAAGAGTCATCGACATAAAGAAACCGGCAGTTAGGATAGGCTACGAGCTTCAGGAAATTGGGAAGCCCGATTTGGAGGACATAATCGAGGAATTCCTCAAGAAGCATAATATCTGA
- a CDS encoding effector binding domain-containing protein: protein MEPKIVHKEAFKVVGLKYWGNDPANNCPKLWRDFMERYSEIENVIPSQEHYGIMCTREEDFVDGKFDYIASAEVSSLDKIPVGMVGAEIPEATYAAFTHKGKLDSLQDT, encoded by the coding sequence ATGGAACCGAAAATCGTTCACAAAGAAGCATTCAAGGTAGTAGGCCTCAAGTATTGGGGAAACGATCCGGCGAATAATTGTCCGAAGCTCTGGCGTGATTTCATGGAGAGATACTCAGAGATCGAGAATGTTATACCTTCACAGGAGCACTACGGAATAATGTGCACCAGGGAAGAGGATTTCGTTGACGGTAAGTTCGACTACATTGCTTCCGCAGAAGTTTCAAGCCTGGACAAGATACCGGTGGGAATGGTGGGGGCCGAGATACCCGAGGCAACTTACGCTGCCTTTACCCACAAGGGAAAGCTCGACTCACTACAGGATACTTAA
- a CDS encoding AraC family transcriptional regulator codes for MVKDTVLKEDYVDCVNSVIDYIEESLSAQVTISDLCAKTFYSPVHLQRIFLHTVGETIGQYLKGRRLSEAADRLATTSMPILEIALQFGYDSQESFTRAFRSKYFITPGKYRRL; via the coding sequence ATGGTTAAGGATACCGTATTGAAGGAAGATTACGTCGATTGCGTCAATTCTGTTATAGATTACATTGAAGAGAGTCTGTCAGCTCAAGTTACTATCAGCGATCTCTGTGCAAAGACATTCTACTCGCCTGTTCATCTTCAGCGAATCTTCCTCCATACAGTTGGCGAAACCATCGGACAGTATCTCAAGGGTAGAAGGCTTAGCGAAGCGGCTGATAGGCTAGCAACAACTTCAATGCCAATACTCGAAATTGCTCTTCAGTTCGGATATGATTCCCAAGAATCCTTCACCAGAGCATTCAGAAGCAAGTATTTTATTACCCCGGGAAAGTATCGAAGACTCTAA
- a CDS encoding DUF4332 domain-containing protein, whose amino-acid sequence MQPSLVARASELREKEVSSDRKGLDSFLGHDRQVIDKLAQAGIIRTDQMIEAAFTPELGESLSQRTGIEIHKIIENLKLSDLSRLKEMKGVRARLYYEAGVDTLDNLSSWESEQLRLMLIYFVEKTGFEGTPPLPKEVSSTIEAARAIGRLVLY is encoded by the coding sequence TTGCAACCTTCACTCGTTGCACGTGCTTCCGAGCTTCGTGAGAAAGAAGTATCTTCGGACCGAAAAGGACTTGATAGTTTCCTGGGGCACGACAGACAGGTTATTGACAAACTCGCACAGGCAGGGATCATCCGAACTGACCAGATGATCGAAGCTGCATTTACTCCAGAACTTGGGGAAAGCCTATCTCAACGGACAGGCATCGAAATTCACAAGATAATAGAAAACTTGAAACTTTCAGATCTCTCGCGGTTGAAAGAGATGAAAGGCGTACGGGCAAGACTGTACTATGAGGCAGGTGTGGATACACTTGACAATCTTTCTTCTTGGGAATCGGAACAACTGAGGCTAATGCTGATTTATTTCGTTGAGAAGACTGGCTTTGAAGGAACTCCGCCTCTACCGAAGGAAGTTAGCAGCACTATCGAAGCTGCCAGAGCAATTGGAAGACTCGTCTTATACTGA